One Thermococcus eurythermalis DNA segment encodes these proteins:
- a CDS encoding DNA polymerase domain-containing protein, whose amino-acid sequence MILDTDYITENGKPVIRVFKKENGEFKIEYDRTFEPYFYALLKDDSAIEDVKKVTAKRHGTVVKVKRAEKVQRKFLGRPIEVWKLYFTHPQDVPAIRDKIREHPAVVDIYEYDIPFAKRYLIDKGLIPMEGDEELTMLAFDIETLYHEGEEFGTGPILMISYADENEARVITWKRIDLPYVEVVSTEKEMIKRFLRVIKEKDPDVLITYNGDNFDFAYLKKRCEKLGIKFTLGRDGSEPKIQRMGDRFAVEVKGRIHFDLYPVIRRTINLPTYTLEAVYEAVFGKPKEKVYAEEITEAWESGEGLERVARYSMEDAKVTYELGREFFPMEAQLSRLIGQSLWDVSRSSTGNLVEWFLLRKAYERNELAPNKPDERELARRRESYAGGYVKEPERGLWENIVYLDFMSLYPSIIITHNVSPDTLNREGCKEYDVAPEVGHRFCKDFPGFIPSLLGDLLEERQKIKKKMKATIDPLEKKILDYRQRAIKILANSLLPEEWIPVVENGKVKLVRIGEFVDGLMKDEKGRAKRDGNTEVLEVSGIRAVSFDRKTKKARLMPVKAVIRHRYSGDVYKITLSSGRKITVTKGHSLFAYRNGELVEVPGEEIKAGDLLAVPRRVHLPERYERLDLVELLLKLPEEETEDIILTIPAKGRKNFFKGMLRTLRWIFGEEKRPRTARRYLRHLEGLGYVKLRKIGYEIIDREGLKRYRKLYERLAEVVRYNGNKREYLIEFNAVRDVISLMPEEELNEWQVGTRNGFRIKSLIEVDEDFAKLLGYYVSEGYAGKQRNQKNGWSYTVKLYNEDERVLDDMENLAREFFGKARRGRNYVEIPRKMAYIIFESLCGTLAENKRVPEVIFTSPEDVRWAFLEGYFIGDGDVHPSKRVRLSTKSELLANGLVLLLNSLGVSAVKLGHDSGVYRVYVNEELPFTGYKKKKNAYYSHVIPKEVLEETFGKVFQRNMSYEKFQELVESEKLEGEKAKRIEWLISGDIILDKVVEVKKMNYEGYVYDLSVEEDENFLAGFGFLYAHNSYYGYYGYAKARWYCRECAESVTAWGREYIETTIHEIEEKFGFKVLYADTDGFFATIPGADAETVKKKAKEFLKYINAKLPGLLELEYEGFYVRGFFVTKKKYAVIDEEGKITTRGLEIVRRDWSEIAKETQARVLEAILKHGDVEKAVRIVKEVTEKLSKYEVPPEKLVIHEQITRDLKDYKATGPHVAVAKRLAARGVKIRPGTVISYIVLKGSGRIGDRAIPADEFDPTKHKYDAEYYIENQVLPAVERILRAFGYRKEDLRYQKTKQVGLSAWLKPKGKK is encoded by the coding sequence ATGATTCTCGATACCGACTACATCACCGAGAACGGGAAGCCTGTGATAAGGGTCTTCAAGAAGGAGAACGGCGAGTTTAAAATCGAGTACGACAGAACCTTCGAGCCCTACTTCTACGCCCTCCTGAAGGACGATTCAGCAATAGAAGACGTGAAGAAAGTAACCGCCAAAAGGCATGGGACGGTCGTGAAGGTGAAGCGCGCCGAGAAGGTGCAGAGGAAGTTCCTCGGCAGGCCGATAGAGGTCTGGAAGCTCTACTTCACGCACCCTCAGGACGTTCCAGCGATTCGAGACAAGATTAGGGAGCATCCGGCCGTTGTGGACATCTACGAGTACGACATACCCTTCGCCAAGCGCTACCTCATCGACAAGGGCCTGATTCCGATGGAGGGCGACGAGGAGCTCACGATGCTCGCCTTCGACATCGAGACGCTCTACCATGAGGGTGAGGAGTTTGGAACCGGACCGATTCTCATGATAAGCTACGCCGACGAGAACGAGGCAAGGGTGATAACCTGGAAGAGGATTGACCTTCCGTACGTTGAGGTCGTTTCGACCGAGAAGGAGATGATTAAGCGCTTCCTCCGCGTCATCAAGGAGAAGGACCCCGACGTGCTCATCACCTACAACGGCGACAACTTCGACTTCGCTTATCTAAAAAAGCGCTGTGAGAAACTCGGGATAAAGTTCACGCTCGGGAGAGACGGAAGCGAGCCGAAAATCCAGCGCATGGGCGACCGCTTTGCCGTCGAGGTAAAGGGCAGGATTCACTTCGACCTCTATCCAGTCATAAGGCGCACGATAAACCTCCCGACTTACACCCTTGAGGCAGTGTACGAGGCCGTCTTTGGAAAGCCTAAGGAGAAGGTTTACGCCGAGGAGATAACAGAGGCCTGGGAGAGCGGGGAGGGCCTTGAAAGGGTTGCCCGCTACTCGATGGAGGACGCGAAGGTGACCTACGAGCTCGGAAGGGAGTTCTTTCCGATGGAGGCCCAGCTTTCAAGGCTCATAGGTCAGAGCCTCTGGGACGTCTCGCGCTCGAGCACGGGCAACCTCGTCGAGTGGTTCCTTCTGCGGAAGGCCTACGAGAGGAACGAACTGGCCCCAAACAAGCCCGACGAGAGGGAGCTCGCGAGACGGCGCGAGAGCTACGCGGGTGGGTACGTTAAGGAGCCCGAGCGCGGGCTGTGGGAGAACATTGTCTACCTAGATTTCATGAGCCTATACCCCTCAATCATCATAACCCACAACGTCTCGCCGGACACCCTCAACCGCGAGGGCTGTAAAGAGTACGACGTCGCCCCAGAGGTTGGGCACCGCTTTTGTAAGGACTTTCCAGGCTTCATACCAAGTCTCCTCGGCGACCTGCTTGAGGAGAGACAGAAGATAAAGAAAAAGATGAAGGCCACAATAGACCCGCTGGAGAAGAAAATCCTCGATTACAGGCAGAGGGCTATCAAAATCCTGGCGAACAGCCTCCTGCCAGAGGAATGGATTCCGGTAGTTGAGAACGGAAAAGTCAAGCTCGTCAGGATTGGCGAGTTCGTGGATGGACTCATGAAGGACGAAAAGGGAAGGGCCAAAAGGGACGGAAACACTGAGGTTCTTGAAGTCAGCGGAATTCGCGCGGTCTCCTTTGACAGGAAGACGAAGAAAGCCCGCTTAATGCCCGTGAAGGCCGTGATAAGGCACCGCTATTCAGGAGATGTCTACAAAATAACCCTGAGTTCAGGAAGGAAGATAACAGTAACCAAAGGCCACAGCCTTTTCGCGTACAGAAATGGAGAGCTCGTCGAAGTGCCTGGTGAAGAAATTAAGGCTGGAGACCTCCTCGCGGTTCCAAGACGCGTGCACCTGCCCGAGAGGTATGAACGGCTGGACCTTGTTGAACTCCTCCTAAAACTGCCTGAGGAAGAAACGGAGGACATAATCCTTACGATTCCAGCAAAGGGCAGAAAGAATTTCTTCAAGGGAATGCTGAGAACCCTTCGCTGGATTTTTGGGGAGGAAAAGAGACCGAGAACTGCGAGGCGCTACCTGAGACACCTCGAAGGCCTCGGCTACGTAAAGCTGAGAAAAATCGGCTATGAGATCATTGATAGAGAAGGACTCAAAAGGTACAGGAAACTTTACGAGCGCTTAGCTGAGGTCGTTCGTTACAATGGCAACAAAAGAGAATACCTTATAGAATTCAACGCCGTTCGCGATGTTATTTCCCTTATGCCAGAGGAAGAACTCAATGAGTGGCAGGTGGGGACAAGGAACGGCTTCAGAATAAAGTCACTCATTGAGGTTGACGAAGACTTTGCAAAGCTCCTCGGCTACTACGTGAGCGAGGGCTACGCGGGCAAGCAGAGGAACCAGAAAAACGGGTGGAGCTACACCGTGAAGCTCTACAACGAGGACGAGAGAGTTCTTGATGACATGGAGAACCTCGCGAGGGAGTTCTTTGGAAAGGCCCGGCGCGGAAGGAACTACGTTGAAATCCCAAGGAAGATGGCTTATATAATCTTTGAGAGCCTCTGCGGCACCTTGGCCGAGAACAAGAGGGTTCCAGAGGTAATTTTCACGTCGCCGGAAGACGTCAGGTGGGCGTTCCTTGAGGGGTACTTCATAGGAGACGGGGACGTCCACCCGAGCAAGAGGGTCAGGCTCTCAACGAAAAGCGAGCTCCTTGCAAACGGTCTCGTCCTTCTCCTCAATTCGCTCGGCGTTTCAGCGGTTAAGCTCGGGCACGACAGCGGAGTTTACAGGGTCTACGTGAACGAGGAACTTCCTTTCACGGGGTACAAAAAGAAGAAAAACGCCTACTACTCCCACGTTATTCCAAAGGAAGTGCTTGAGGAAACGTTCGGTAAGGTCTTCCAAAGGAATATGAGCTACGAAAAGTTCCAAGAGCTCGTTGAGAGTGAAAAACTCGAGGGGGAGAAGGCCAAGAGAATAGAATGGCTTATCAGTGGGGACATCATCCTCGATAAGGTCGTGGAAGTCAAAAAGATGAACTATGAAGGCTACGTCTACGACCTGAGCGTTGAGGAGGACGAGAACTTTCTGGCGGGCTTTGGATTCCTCTACGCGCACAACAGTTACTACGGCTACTACGGCTACGCCAAGGCCCGCTGGTACTGCAGGGAGTGCGCCGAGAGCGTGACCGCGTGGGGAAGGGAGTACATAGAGACCACAATTCATGAAATAGAGGAAAAGTTTGGCTTCAAAGTGCTTTACGCAGACACTGATGGATTTTTTGCCACAATACCAGGAGCAGATGCAGAAACTGTGAAAAAGAAGGCCAAGGAGTTCCTCAAGTACATCAACGCCAAACTGCCCGGCCTGCTCGAACTTGAGTACGAGGGCTTCTACGTGAGGGGGTTCTTCGTCACGAAGAAGAAGTACGCGGTCATAGACGAGGAGGGCAAGATAACCACGCGCGGGCTGGAGATTGTGAGGCGTGACTGGAGCGAGATAGCGAAGGAGACGCAGGCGAGGGTTCTTGAGGCGATACTTAAGCACGGTGACGTCGAAAAAGCAGTCAGGATAGTCAAGGAGGTGACCGAAAAGCTGAGCAAGTATGAAGTCCCGCCCGAGAAGCTCGTAATCCACGAGCAGATAACACGCGATTTGAAGGATTACAAAGCCACAGGTCCACACGTTGCAGTAGCAAAGCGCCTCGCGGCGAGGGGAGTGAAAATCCGTCCTGGAACGGTGATAAGCTACATCGTCCTAAAGGGCTCTGGTAGGATAGGCGACAGGGCGATTCCGGCTGACGAGTTCGACCCGACGAAGCACAAGTACGACGCCGAATACTACATCGAAAACCAGGTTCTTCCCGCCGTTGAGAGGATTCTCAGGGCCTTCGGCTACAGGAAGGAGGATTTGCGCTACCAGAAGACGAAGCAGGTGGGTTTGAGCGCGTGGCTGAAGCCGAAGGGAAAGAAGTGA
- a CDS encoding RsmB/NOP family class I SAM-dependent RNA methyltransferase: protein MELFYRVSFQEVVADALSLVEERELSSKHALERVFRKVAGKDREKARGLAHAYVFEIEKWRAKIDFIINSVLKGSKVEDLDPYLANLLRIGTFEIHFRKVPPAIATDSIIRVVKERFDFSRAKFVNALMHSIEKFDVERALKRLKERDRVEWLSVRFSHPRWYVEYVIELLGYDEAVRLLLSNNRPQRYYVRANTLKTDVDSLRDYLEENGVRTALTPVPDVLKVLDYKTPVTRLDWYKEGKFVIQDLASAYVAHVLAPEPGERVLDLAAAPGSKTFHAAALMENKGEIVAVDYSYDRLMRMKEKMKLLGIKNVKLVHADGQSFRDKAKFDRIILDAPCSSSGTYRQFPEVKWRFDGDKIKRIISVQRNMLRNAYENLRDGGEMTYSTCSIRVDEDEENVLFAIEKVGLELLDYDFSWGDRGFLEIGDKVFRAWTHRHDCNSFFIAKMGKG, encoded by the coding sequence ATGGAGCTGTTTTACAGGGTGAGCTTTCAGGAAGTCGTGGCCGATGCTCTAAGCTTAGTTGAGGAGCGCGAGCTTTCATCGAAGCACGCCCTTGAGCGGGTCTTCCGGAAGGTTGCCGGAAAGGACAGGGAGAAGGCGAGGGGATTGGCTCACGCCTACGTATTCGAGATTGAGAAGTGGAGGGCCAAGATAGACTTCATAATCAACTCCGTGCTGAAGGGTTCGAAGGTGGAAGACCTTGACCCCTACCTTGCTAATCTCCTCCGCATAGGGACATTTGAAATCCACTTCCGGAAAGTCCCTCCGGCCATAGCCACCGACTCGATAATCCGCGTCGTCAAGGAGCGCTTCGACTTCTCCCGCGCCAAGTTCGTCAACGCGCTGATGCACTCGATAGAGAAGTTCGACGTGGAGAGGGCCTTAAAACGGCTCAAGGAGAGGGATAGAGTTGAGTGGCTCTCGGTTCGCTTCTCCCACCCGCGCTGGTACGTCGAATACGTGATAGAGCTTTTAGGCTACGACGAAGCTGTAAGGCTTCTCCTCAGCAACAACCGACCGCAGAGGTACTACGTCCGCGCGAACACCCTCAAGACCGACGTGGACTCCCTCCGAGATTACCTTGAGGAGAACGGCGTGAGAACAGCCCTAACACCCGTTCCGGACGTTCTGAAGGTTCTTGACTATAAGACGCCGGTGACGAGGCTCGACTGGTACAAAGAGGGGAAGTTCGTCATTCAAGATTTGGCCTCTGCCTACGTTGCCCACGTTCTGGCCCCGGAACCAGGCGAGAGGGTTCTCGACCTGGCGGCCGCGCCGGGGAGCAAGACCTTCCATGCCGCCGCATTGATGGAGAACAAGGGCGAGATAGTCGCGGTGGACTACTCCTACGACAGGTTGATGCGCATGAAGGAGAAGATGAAGCTCCTTGGAATCAAAAACGTCAAGCTCGTCCACGCGGACGGCCAGAGCTTTAGGGATAAGGCCAAGTTCGACAGGATAATCCTCGACGCGCCGTGCTCGAGCTCGGGGACCTACAGGCAATTCCCCGAAGTCAAGTGGCGCTTCGACGGGGACAAGATCAAGCGCATAATAAGCGTCCAGAGGAACATGCTCCGCAACGCGTACGAGAACCTCCGCGATGGCGGTGAGATGACCTACTCGACGTGCTCGATTAGGGTTGATGAAGACGAGGAGAACGTGCTCTTTGCAATTGAAAAAGTTGGGCTTGAACTGCTGGACTACGATTTCAGCTGGGGCGATAGGGGCTTCCTCGAAATCGGCGATAAAGTCTTCCGCGCGTGGACGCACAGGCACGACTGCAACAGCTTCTTCATAGCGAAGATGGGAAAGGGTTAA
- a CDS encoding TIGR00296 family protein, whose protein sequence is MYRIKDEWGEFLVRLARKAIEEYVRNGRVIEPPEDTPPELWEKMGVFVTLNRHNVPPQMALRGCIGFPLPVYPLVEATIKAAIHAAVEDPRFPPVRPEELDELTVEVSVLTPPEPVEGPPEERPRKIQVGRDGLIIEKGIYSGLLLPQVPVEWGWDEEEFLAQTCWKAGLPPDCWLDPDTKVYRFTAEIFEEEYPRGQVRRKPVV, encoded by the coding sequence ATGTACAGGATTAAGGACGAGTGGGGCGAGTTCCTCGTCAGGCTCGCGAGGAAAGCCATCGAGGAGTACGTGAGGAACGGAAGAGTAATCGAACCTCCAGAGGACACACCGCCGGAGCTCTGGGAGAAGATGGGAGTCTTCGTGACCCTCAACCGCCACAACGTCCCGCCACAGATGGCGCTCCGCGGGTGCATAGGCTTCCCACTGCCGGTTTATCCGCTGGTCGAGGCGACGATTAAAGCGGCCATTCATGCCGCCGTCGAAGACCCCCGGTTCCCGCCGGTTAGGCCTGAGGAGCTCGACGAGCTGACGGTGGAAGTCAGTGTTTTAACACCACCGGAGCCGGTGGAAGGGCCCCCGGAGGAGAGGCCGAGGAAGATACAGGTCGGCAGGGACGGCCTGATAATCGAGAAGGGCATTTACTCCGGCCTACTTCTCCCGCAGGTGCCGGTGGAGTGGGGCTGGGACGAGGAGGAGTTCTTAGCTCAGACCTGCTGGAAGGCCGGTCTACCGCCCGACTGCTGGCTCGATCCAGATACAAAGGTCTACCGCTTCACCGCGGAGATTTTTGAGGAGGAGTACCCGAGGGGGCAGGTGAGGAGGAAGCCGGTGGTTTAA
- a CDS encoding MTH1187 family thiamine-binding protein produces the protein MVIVEFVIVPLGEKSLSRYVAEVVKLLERKGVKYQLTPMATIIEVPTVKEAFAIIEEAHELMFRLGAERVSTTVRIDDRRDKERHMEDKVKSVMAKVRGEDEGSRSGH, from the coding sequence GTGGTGATAGTCGAGTTCGTCATCGTGCCCCTCGGCGAAAAAAGCCTGAGCAGGTACGTTGCAGAGGTAGTAAAGCTTTTAGAGAGGAAGGGAGTTAAGTATCAATTGACGCCGATGGCGACCATCATAGAGGTTCCAACCGTGAAGGAGGCATTCGCAATAATCGAGGAGGCCCACGAGCTCATGTTCAGGCTCGGCGCCGAGAGGGTCTCGACGACCGTGCGGATTGACGACAGACGCGACAAGGAGAGGCACATGGAGGACAAGGTCAAATCCGTAATGGCCAAGGTGAGGGGTGAGGATGAGGGTTCTCGTTCTGGCCATTGA
- a CDS encoding DUF373 family protein — MRVLVLAIDRDDDFGKKAGVKGPVIGRDACLDAALKLSLADPEDSDANVVYAAVKLRDELEEKGEFDEVEVAIITGHPKVGLKSDMELARQLDEVLRVFPADGVIPVTDGAEDEQIFPIISSKVPIITSHRVVVKQSPGIETTWYIIAKYMKEILSDPEVARVVFGIPGLMALLYGMAKLVGVWYPESEKIVSTVIWGTILLIIGGIFFSKGFNISPGHIFTALRQAVVEQFIVVLSFVSGLLIIVSGAINAYLNLESYSLKLIGSYPGTSLLATLIYLNALSSSIAIGIAVMMSGKVIHAYLKRDRHIWYYVSALLMTPALWVTVDLTTRYALAILTISDIDVFQKLLFAIFDVALAVVVGVYLRGKVKGWMDVEAKRSNTRVRAKA, encoded by the coding sequence ATGAGGGTTCTCGTTCTGGCCATTGACCGTGATGACGATTTCGGCAAAAAGGCGGGCGTTAAGGGGCCCGTCATAGGGCGAGACGCCTGCTTAGACGCTGCCCTAAAGCTCAGCCTGGCCGACCCGGAGGACAGCGACGCGAACGTCGTCTATGCGGCCGTTAAGCTGAGGGACGAGCTTGAGGAGAAGGGGGAGTTCGACGAGGTTGAGGTTGCGATAATCACCGGCCACCCGAAGGTCGGCCTGAAGAGCGACATGGAGCTTGCAAGGCAGCTTGATGAAGTCCTTAGGGTCTTCCCGGCTGACGGGGTCATTCCTGTCACCGATGGCGCTGAGGACGAGCAGATTTTCCCGATAATCTCGTCCAAAGTCCCGATAATAACCTCTCACCGCGTCGTCGTCAAGCAGAGCCCCGGCATCGAGACGACGTGGTACATCATCGCCAAGTATATGAAAGAAATCCTGAGCGACCCCGAGGTCGCGCGCGTTGTCTTCGGTATTCCGGGCCTGATGGCTCTGCTCTACGGAATGGCAAAGCTCGTTGGTGTATGGTACCCCGAGAGCGAAAAGATAGTCTCAACCGTGATATGGGGAACTATCCTCCTGATAATTGGCGGGATATTCTTCTCAAAGGGGTTCAATATCAGTCCCGGGCACATATTTACAGCTCTCAGACAAGCTGTCGTTGAGCAGTTTATTGTAGTGCTGTCATTTGTCTCCGGCCTGCTCATTATCGTCAGCGGTGCAATTAACGCGTACCTCAACCTGGAGAGCTATTCGCTCAAGCTGATTGGTAGTTACCCGGGGACGTCCCTCTTGGCGACGCTGATTTACCTGAACGCTCTCTCATCTTCAATTGCCATAGGCATCGCCGTGATGATGAGTGGCAAGGTTATCCACGCATACCTCAAGAGGGATCGCCACATCTGGTACTACGTCTCGGCCCTGCTCATGACCCCCGCGCTGTGGGTGACCGTAGACCTCACCACACGCTACGCGCTGGCGATACTGACGATATCGGACATAGACGTCTTCCAGAAACTGCTGTTTGCGATATTTGACGTCGCGCTGGCGGTTGTGGTCGGCGTCTACCTCCGTGGAAAAGTTAAGGGATGGATGGATGTTGAAGCTAAACGAAGCAATACGCGAGTACGAGCTAAGGCGTGA
- a CDS encoding coiled-coil domain-containing protein, with translation MLKLNEAIREYELRREEGLKEAEKLRKKYDKWLGKKKKELLKAVEKLEKARPPKKVDEKLLQIVETDRRNYVNAIRHALEGIQTIDDLGKRLQDLAKVHFDYGKHVIILFEKEVYAINSLLKELTEGYAKFRSELEESIPPKIDVVAKLEELRETHREFLEKREAISRLARKLEELRSNLEYVVSSEEFVETNREIQDISKEIRSVELELRSKVSKLQKPLKRMRLGGIADEVARDSGVALERPNEFLSLLKAVYPKLDGKAQKSARWLMENFEERLSEMSALRSKLEELSKRREEILGDTAQVQAEFQAIERELSILAEDVKKLEKKLLRLENELKAELEKLEAYLGERIELTSSPP, from the coding sequence ATGTTGAAGCTAAACGAAGCAATACGCGAGTACGAGCTAAGGCGTGAAGAGGGCCTGAAAGAGGCCGAAAAGCTCCGGAAAAAGTACGACAAATGGCTCGGCAAAAAGAAGAAAGAGCTCCTCAAGGCCGTTGAGAAGCTCGAAAAGGCCAGGCCCCCAAAGAAAGTTGATGAGAAGCTCCTTCAGATAGTTGAGACGGATAGAAGGAACTACGTAAACGCGATAAGGCACGCCCTTGAGGGCATACAGACGATAGACGACCTTGGAAAGCGGCTCCAGGATCTGGCGAAAGTCCACTTCGACTACGGGAAGCACGTCATAATCCTTTTTGAAAAAGAGGTTTACGCCATCAACTCCCTTTTGAAGGAGCTCACTGAGGGCTACGCCAAGTTTAGGAGCGAGCTTGAAGAAAGCATTCCGCCAAAGATTGATGTCGTTGCAAAACTTGAGGAGCTCAGAGAGACCCACAGGGAATTCCTGGAGAAAAGGGAGGCCATTTCTAGGCTCGCACGCAAGCTCGAGGAGCTGAGGAGCAATCTTGAGTATGTTGTATCGTCCGAGGAGTTCGTGGAAACAAACAGGGAAATCCAAGATATCTCCAAAGAAATCCGCTCGGTTGAACTTGAGCTCCGCTCAAAAGTCTCGAAGCTCCAGAAGCCTCTGAAGAGAATGCGTCTCGGCGGGATAGCAGACGAGGTCGCCAGGGACAGCGGGGTTGCCCTTGAAAGGCCGAACGAGTTCCTTTCGCTTCTCAAGGCGGTGTACCCAAAGCTCGACGGCAAAGCCCAAAAATCCGCCAGGTGGCTGATGGAAAACTTTGAAGAAAGGCTCTCCGAGATGTCAGCCCTTCGTTCAAAGCTGGAAGAGCTCAGCAAAAGGCGGGAAGAAATTTTGGGGGACACCGCGCAGGTTCAGGCCGAGTTCCAGGCCATAGAGCGGGAGCTGTCCATTCTGGCAGAGGACGTCAAGAAACTTGAGAAAAAACTGCTGAGGCTTGAAAATGAGCTGAAGGCGGAACTGGAAAAGCTTGAGGCTTACCTGGGGGAGCGCATCGAGCTGACCTCCTCCCCGCCCTGA
- a CDS encoding deoxyribonuclease IV has protein sequence MFKVDRLRFGTAGIPLSAPKRSTIDGIIHVRNLGLDAMELEFVRGVNIKPELAKKIKYVAKKHDVLLTAHAPYYINLNASEKAKVEASKRRIIQSAERLHQAGGWSVVFHAGYYLKQDPAKVYNRIKDALKEIEKELMDRGIEVWIRPELTGKPTQFGDLKEIVKLSEELEMVLPTIDFAHAHARNKGKCNSAEEWREMLSFMEDRLGREALDNMHIHVSGIEYTDKGEKRHLNLQESDMNWEDLLGVLKEFRVRGVVISESPNIEGDALLMKKKYEEIKV, from the coding sequence ATGTTCAAGGTTGACAGGCTCCGCTTTGGAACCGCGGGGATTCCCCTTTCTGCCCCGAAGCGCTCAACGATAGACGGCATCATCCACGTGAGGAACCTCGGGCTCGATGCAATGGAGCTAGAGTTCGTCCGCGGTGTGAACATCAAGCCCGAGCTTGCCAAGAAAATAAAGTACGTCGCCAAAAAGCACGACGTCCTGCTCACAGCTCACGCGCCCTACTACATCAACCTCAACGCGAGCGAGAAGGCCAAGGTCGAAGCCAGCAAGAGGAGGATAATCCAAAGTGCGGAGAGGCTTCATCAGGCGGGGGGCTGGAGCGTCGTTTTCCACGCCGGCTACTACCTGAAGCAGGACCCCGCGAAGGTCTACAACAGGATTAAGGACGCGTTGAAGGAAATAGAAAAGGAGCTCATGGACAGGGGGATAGAGGTGTGGATACGGCCCGAGCTGACAGGGAAGCCGACGCAGTTCGGTGACCTGAAGGAGATAGTGAAGCTGAGTGAAGAGCTGGAGATGGTTCTGCCCACGATAGACTTTGCCCACGCCCACGCGAGGAACAAGGGCAAGTGCAACTCGGCCGAGGAGTGGCGCGAAATGCTGAGCTTTATGGAAGACAGGCTGGGCAGGGAAGCCCTCGACAACATGCACATCCACGTGAGCGGCATCGAGTACACGGATAAGGGCGAGAAGAGGCACCTGAACCTCCAGGAGAGCGACATGAACTGGGAAGACCTGCTCGGAGTCCTCAAGGAGTTCCGAGTTAGGGGTGTCGTCATAAGCGAGAGTCCCAACATCGAGGGTGATGCGCTCTTGATGAAGAAGAAGTACGAGGAGATAAAGGTCTAA
- a CDS encoding GbsR/MarR family transcriptional regulator has protein sequence MGVKEAKRIMMEHFARTARKFGLSELYGYIYGLLFFEEEPMSLREIAERTGYSISHVSSALKFLESIGLVTRIKKPGDRKAYYTATKNIQDWRREAYYRKIEEDVKEMRASLLKALEKLEGDESEEAEKIKRRIEAILQKNLIAERIAEILSEGDDEILKALIECLKTRGQKRAQKSSR, from the coding sequence GTGGGTGTGAAGGAAGCCAAGCGCATAATGATGGAGCACTTCGCGAGAACCGCGCGAAAGTTTGGCCTTAGCGAGCTTTACGGCTACATCTACGGTCTGCTATTCTTTGAGGAAGAACCCATGAGCCTTAGAGAAATAGCGGAGAGAACGGGATACTCCATTTCCCACGTCAGCAGCGCCCTCAAGTTTCTTGAGAGCATCGGGCTCGTGACGAGAATAAAAAAGCCTGGAGACAGGAAGGCCTACTACACCGCCACAAAGAACATTCAGGACTGGCGTCGCGAGGCCTATTACCGGAAAATCGAGGAAGACGTAAAGGAGATGAGGGCAAGCCTCCTGAAGGCCCTTGAGAAGCTTGAAGGGGACGAGAGCGAGGAAGCGGAAAAAATCAAAAGGAGAATAGAGGCCATTCTTCAGAAGAACCTTATAGCCGAGAGAATCGCCGAAATCCTTTCAGAGGGTGACGATGAGATTCTAAAGGCCCTAATCGAATGCCTCAAAACAAGAGGCCAGAAAAGGGCACAAAAAAGCTCCAGGTAA
- a CDS encoding Lrp/AsnC ligand binding domain-containing protein, with protein sequence MEAFMLLVTDSRHDFEVLESLKSLPQTLEVHRLYGEYDMLLKVRVNDLEELSSLERELLNGGQILSIDTLVIAGE encoded by the coding sequence ATGGAAGCTTTCATGCTCCTCGTGACAGATTCGAGGCACGATTTTGAAGTTCTGGAGTCCCTAAAAAGCCTCCCCCAGACCCTTGAGGTGCACCGGCTCTATGGAGAATACGACATGCTCCTTAAAGTTCGGGTAAACGACCTTGAGGAGCTCTCGTCCCTCGAAAGAGAACTTTTAAACGGCGGCCAGATTCTTTCCATTGACACCCTGGTCATCGCGGGGGAATGA